The genome window ACGAGCAATGCCCATCTCTTCGCAATGTTCTCAAAGTCACTCCAGGCTTTCTAAACCGCCTGGAATTTGTTGGGGACTGTGTGAAAATCAACGGAACGACCTATCAATTGAAGATGACGCCAGTCAAGCTGGGAAGCACTACCAATCACATTCAGCTCTGGATTAATGGGAACCTCTACGCAAAAACCGTCAGCGAACCGCAGAACAATAAAGAGCTGGCTTACCTGGTCTGTAAGCTTCTGCGTCAAGCCTGGGAAGCGGTTTTGTATGTTGGGACGCTGGtttatggaaatttaattttccccGGTTTCccaaagtttttcaagtttcacgTTCAACATTTGGTCATCGGAAAAGATCAAGACGCGTCCGATGTTCTGCGGAGATTCGgtgaaaacttccaaaattcaagCTTCAAGTCTTTGGAGCTATTTCGTACCAGTAGTTTCGAGGTCCCACTGATCCAGTCAGCGGAGAAGCTGATTATCAACGAGCGTATGGACTTGAGTGCGCTCAAGAGTCGGAGAGTTCACGTGGAATTTAAGATCGACTCAAAG of Caenorhabditis elegans chromosome II contains these proteins:
- the fbxc-42 gene encoding F-box domain-containing protein (Confirmed by transcript evidence), producing the protein MIGSYLKIDSKPLSYQSSKAVLKHLDYNSRFQLHEQCPSLRNVLKVTPGFLNRLEFVGDCVKINGTTYQLKMTPVKLGSTTNHIQLWINGNLYAKTVSEPQNNKELAYLVCKLLRQAWEAVLYVGTLVYGNLIFPGFPKFFKFHVQHLVIGKDQDASDVLRRFGENFQNSSFKSLELFRTSSFEVPLIQSAEKLIINERMDLSALKSRRVHVEFKIDSKFLTDLIDCWLWNGAVGKTEKEAGSVFIFAMKGFREARMFVDDVKMKFEGKFYVDKRWSHYKPCFEFPMQNSSSLQLDYCVEDEKVILVMRVEQSL